A region of the Serinicoccus profundi genome:
TCGAGATAGGTCTCGTCGGCGGTGGTCACCCGGCCACTGTAGGTGCCGGGGCTGACCGCTTTGGTGACGTGCCGGTCGAATACCGCCCTGGGTGGACGGCACCGCATACGGTGGGGTGCGTGAAGCGCACCGACCTGGCTCTGGCAGCCCTCGCGAGTGCCGCCGTCCCCGGCATGAAACCGGTGGCCGTGGCGCGTCTGAGCGTCGAGACGGGAGCGGAGTCCGAGCTCCAACAGGCGGTGGTCGAGGACGCCACCGGCCGACGGTGGTTGGTCAGGTCCCCGCTCACGGCGATCGCCGGCGCACGTCTGCAGCGCAACGACGAGCTCGTCCGCCAGCTGGCCCGGCACCTGCCGTTCAAGGTGCCCGCCGCCGCGGGGTATGCCGCCGTGGGGATCGAGGGCCACGCCGCGGTCTACCCGCACGTCGAGGGTGCGACCCTGGACTTCACGCGGCTCCCTGCCGGGGCGGGACTGGCCCACGCGGTCGGCCGCGCCATCGCCGCCATCCACAACATCCCCGCCCCCGTCTTCGAGCAGCAGGATGTCCCGTCCTTCGACGCCGCCGGATGCCGGCAGCGACTGATCGCCGAGGTCGACCGCGCCGCGGAGACCGGCCGCGTGCCGACCCGGCTCCTGGCCCGGTGGGAGGAGGCCTTCGACGCCGCGGCGCTGTGGCAGTTCGCCGGCACGCCGGTCCACGGCTCCTTCCGTGGGGCCACGGTGGTGGTGGCCTTCGCCGATCAGGAGGCCGACAGCGGGCGCGTCGTCGCGATCACCGACTGGGACGAAGCCATGGTGGGCGATCCCGCGGCAGATTTCGCCGACCTCTACGCCCAGGCCTCCCCGCAGACGTGGGAGTCGGTGCTGGACAGCTATGCCCTGACCAGGGCGCAGCGGCCCGACCCCTACCTCCATGCCCGGGCTCGACTGCTCTCCGAGACCTGTCGGGTGCGTGGCCTCGCACTGCACGTGTCCGCCGGGGAGGAGGAGTCGGCCCGCCGGATCGTCGAGGCCCTGCGGCGCATGGACCGGCTGACCGAGGACGAGGACTCGCTCGTGCCCGCGACCGCGCGGGGAGCAGCGGCCAGCTCTGCGGCGACCGTCCCGCCGGTCGCGCCCGCTGCCGCCGGGGCGGACCCTCAGCCTGCGGAGACCCACGACATCGACGACATCCACGACACTGACGAGTCCGATGCACACTCCTCCCCCGCCGACGAGCCCGCGACGGGCCCGTCCTGGGAGACGTCGGTGGACGCCCCCGTCGACGACGGGGACCGCTGGGGCACCGACGCCGACACCTCGACGGATGACCTCGACGACGAGGACCGCTGGGGCACCGATGCCGACACCTCGACGGACGACCTCGACGACAGGGACGACCTCGACGACGGGGACGACCTCGATGACGTCCAGGAGCCCCCGGCTGCTGCGGACCCCTTCCTCGACGACGGAGACCCCGACCCGCACCCCGACGACGCGACGGATCGTGGCGACGGCGACGAGGCCGTGCACGTTCCTCACGCTGCTGACACGGACATCACCGCGGACATCCCCGTGGTGACCCCGGCAGTGCAGGAGTCCTCCGCCCCGGCCCAGGCGGACGAGGCTGGCGAGCCGGAGGAGGGGACCGCCGAGCCGGGTGAGGGGACCACCGAGCCGCAGGAGGGGACCGCCGAGCCGGGGCAGTCCTCGATGCCTGCGCCGACCGACACCGACCTCCTCGACGACGACACGCGGCTGCACGAGCTCTACGGCATGCCGCCGGCGGACGACCCGAGGACCTGAGAGGCGAGAACCTGACCTGAGATCTCGTCGGCCGCGAGGACCTGACCTGAGGTCTCGTCGGCCGCGAGGATCTCGGTGAGCTCGTCCTCTCCCAGGAGCGAGGGCCGGACCGTCGTCCCGGTGGCGGCGTAGAAGAACGCCGCACGCACCTCCTCGACGGGTCGACCGCTCAACCGGGCATACGCCAGGCGGTAGACCGCGAGCTGGATCGCGCGCACCCGCTGCTGGGCGGGGCTCCCGGGGGCACCGGTCTTCCAGTCCACCACCGTCACTCCCCCGTCCGGATCGGCGAACACCGCATCGAGGCGGCCGGCGATGGTGCGCCCGCCGAGGGTGGTCTGCAGGGGCACCTCGACGGCCAGCGGTGTGCGGTCCGACCACTCGCTCGCGAGGAAGTGGCGCTGCAGCCCGGCGAGCTCGGTGCCGTGGTCAGCCGGGTCAGCGCCTGCGTCGAGGTCGTGCAGGTCGACGAGGGTCGCCTCGGCGTAGTGCTGCTCCACCCAGGCGTGGAAAGCCGTCCCGACCCGGGTCCGGGGTGCCGGCGGCGTGGGCAGGGGGCGGCGCAGGTCGCGCAGGAACCCCTCACGGTCTCCCGCGAGGGCGACCAGGGCCGAGGTCGAGAGGTGGCCCGGGAGGTCGACCTCGGCGGGGTGGTCCTGCCGGCGGGAGCGCTCGGCCAGCAGCAGGTCGACCGTCTCGACCCAGGGGGCCGCCGACCCTGGTGACGGGCTCTCGTCGGGTCGGCCCGCCGCTCGCGCGGACAGCAGGGCCGCGGCCACGTCACGGACGACGTCGCGCCGGTCGTCGCGCAGCACCGGCCAGGTCGCGCCCTCCTGCTCACCGAGGCGGGGATTGACCATCTGCTCCTCCACCGTCGGGTCGGGCATGTCCGCCCACGGGCCGAGCCGCACACCGGGCAGGTCACGCACCTCGGCGAGGAAGCGGGAGGTGACCCGCGGCTGCTTGCCGGTCGACCAGACGGGAGCAGTCAGGAGCAGTCGGTGCCGCGCCCTGGTGAACGCGACGTAGGCCAACCGGCGCTCCTCCTCGATGGCGAAGCTGCCCTGCTCGAGGGCGAGCCGGCCCAACGCCTCACGCAGGGCTCGGGTGTCCTCGATCCGCGCCCAGTCGAGGTCCGGGCGCCCGTCGCGGTCGCCCCGCAGGGGGGTGGGCAGGCGGCCGATGCCGGCGAGCCACCCCTTGTCGCTGCGCTCCTTGGTCCGCCACTCACCCTCCGCGTGCTCCGCCGTGGCGCGCCCTGCGGGGAAGGTCCCCTCGACCAGGCCCGGGACCGCGACGGCATCCCACTCCAGGCCCTTGGCGGCGTGCACCGTGAGGACCTGGACCGCGGCGGTGTCGACCGACACCTCGGCCAGCTCCGGCACCTCGGCGTCCTCGAGCCCGCGCTCGTGCTCCCGTGCGGCGTCCAACCAGTCGAGGAAGCCGCCCAGGCTCGCGCGGTCCGCCCCGTGCGCGAATCCCGCCGCCACCTCGACGAGGGCGTCGAGCGGAGCGCGCCCCCAGCTGGGGTGCAGATCGGGGTCCGCGGCCACCTCGACGTCCAGGCCCAGGAGACGCTCCGCCTCGGCCACGAGGTCGGGGAGGGGGAGTCCGCTGAGCGAGCGCACGCGACGGAGCACCTCCGCCAGCCGAGCGACGCGTGCCCGAGCCTCCTCGGAGAGCCGCTCGCCCTGCTGGCCGGTCCACGCGGGCGAGGGGATGTGCTCCAGGGCCTCGGCCAGCACCGGCGCGTGCTCACGCTCGTGGGACACCTCTCGACCGGGGCCGCGCGCCAGTTCCACCGCCCGCGCCCAGAGGGCATCCAGGTCGGCGGCGCCGAGCCGTCCGACGGGGCCGGCCAGCAGACGCATCACCTGGTCTCCCCGGGTGGGCTCCTGCGCCACCCAGAGCAGGGCGACGAGGTCGAGCACCTCCGGGGTGTCGAGCAGCCCCCCGAGACCGACCACCTCGACCGGCAGCCCGCGACGCCGCAACGCATCGACGACCGGGCCGAACTGCGCGCGGGTGCGGCACAGGACCGCGGCGCTCGAGGCGGGGGCGGCCTCTCTCAGGGCCCGGATCCAGCGCGCCACGTGCTCGGCCTCGGCGACGTGGTCGGGCAGGCGGGCCACCTCGAGGCGTCCCTCCCCCGCCCCGGGTCGTGGTCGCAGGGTCGCCACCGGCACCGCGGTCTGCTCGCGCAGCGGGGCGGAGACGACATTGGCGGCCTCGAGGACGGCGCGGTCGTTGCGCCACGACGTGCTGAGCTGGAGCACCGCCGACGGCTCCCCGCCGACCGCGAAGTCCTGGGGGAAGCGCGTCAGGGTCGTGGCGCTGGCCCCGCGCCAGCCGTAGATCGACTGGTGCGGGTCGCCGACGGCGGTGACGGGCACCGAGCTGCCGGCGAAGAGCGAGGTCAGCAGGACCAGTTGCGCCTCGGAGGTGTCCTGGAACTCATCGAGCAGCACCGCGGAGTAGCGGCTGCGCTCGGTGGCCCCGACGACGGGCACGTCCCGGGCCAGCCGTGCGGCGAGCGCCATCTGATCGCCGAAGTCGAGGGCCCCACGGGCCGCCTTGGCACGGCGGTAGGCGACCACCAGGGGGTAGAGGAGGGCCTGCTGACGCAGCATGGCCGCGAGGTCCTGGCCCGACTTGAGCGCTCTGCCGTCGTGCGGAAGGTCGGCGAAGCGCTCGGCCAGCCCGAGCAGCATGCTCTCCGCCTCCTCCGGCTCCACCAGGTGCTCGCCGAGCTCGCCGGCCAGCGCGATGACCGAGCGCACCACCGTGCTCGGTGCCCGCTGCATCCCCGTCATGTCACCGTCGTAACGGGTGACCACGTCGTGCGCGAGCTGCCAGCACGCGGCCTCCGAGAGCAGCACCGCGTCGGGCTCCACCCCCAGCCGGAGGCCGTGCTCACTCACCAGGCGCCCGGCGTAGGCGTGGTAGGTGGAGATCGTGGGGAGGTCGAAGCCGTCGGCCGACACGGCGGCCGCGCCCGGATCGTCGCCGCGCGAGGGGCCGGCCTCGACCCACAACCCGACCTCCCGGAGTCGGCGGAGCTTGCCGGTGAGGCGCGCCGACAGCTCCAGCGACGCCTTGCGGGTGAAGGTCAGGCCGAGCACGTCCTGCGGAGCGACGAGGCCGTTGGCCACCAACCACAGCACCCTGGAGGCCATGGTCTCGGTCTTGCCGGAGCCCGCCCCGGCCACGACGACGTCGGGCAGCAGGGGCGCCGTGATGACCGCAGCCTGCTCGGGGGTCGGCTCGGGGGTGCCGAGAGCCGAGGCGAGGTCGTTCGGGGAGTACCTCGCCCCGGCCGCGCCTGTCGGGCTCACCGCTGGCTCCCTTCCGGCTGCAGCGGGCACGCGAAGCGCGCCGGGCACCGCCGGCACCGCCGCGCGAGATCAGTCGCCGTGAACTGCGCCCCGGCCATGCCGGAGGCCGCCTGCTGGATGGTGGTGAGCGCCCAGTCGAGGTCCTCGGAGTCCGTGAGCGGCTCCTGCGCCTGCTCCACCGACCCGGAGGTGCCCAGCTGCACGAGCCGGGCCCCGGCGCTCGTCGTGCCGAGGTCGGGGAAGGCTCCGTGCGTGACCGCGACCTGGTATGCCGCCAGCTGGGCGTGCCGGGCGACGTCGGCCCGAGGCACCGGCGTGCTGCCGGTCTTGAGGTCCGCGACGACGAGGCCGCCGTCGGCATCCCGCTCGAGCCGGTCCACCGCACCCGCGAGACGGGCCTCGCGGGATCCCTCGCCCTCCCCCGCGGGCAGGGACACCGACAGGTCCAGCTCGACGCCCACGAGCTCGCGGCCGGCATCCCGCGCGTCCCGGACGTAGGAGGTGTAACGCTCGACCATCCGGTGGGCGTCCGCACGGCGCCGGTCGGACACCCAGCCGTCCACGAGGCCGAGGTCGGGCCATCGGCGGTCGAGCTCCGCGACGAGGTCGGCGACCGGCGCGTCCGGGCTCTCGGCGACCACCTCGTGGACGAGGGTGCCCAGGGCGGCACCCGCAGCCTCACCGGTCTCGGCCCCCCGCGAGGTGAGGAACCACCTGAGCTCGCAGTCGAGGAAGGTCTGGAGCCGCGACGGTGACACCCGGACCGGCCCCTGCGGCCTCAGGGCCGCCGCGCTCGACACGTCCCGAAGGTCCCACCAGCGCAGCGGGTCGGCCCCGGGCACCCCCTCGTCGGCCAGGCGCAGCAGCTGGTCGAGCGCCGCGTCACGCGTGCGGAGGTCGCCCTGCCGCTGGGCCTGCACGGCGGCGCGTCGCAGCTCCCCCGCCACCCCCCGCAACGTCATCGGGGCCGGCACGTCCACCGGCGGGTGGTCGCGGAAGTCGGGGTCGACGAGATCCAGCAACCCCGAGGGCTGGTCGTCGGTGCTGGACGTCGCGGTCACCAGGAGCTCGTCGCGAGCTCTCGTGACGGCGAGGTGGAACTGCCGCAGCTCATCGGAGCGCACCGCCGCCTGCGCCTGCCGCCAGGCCTGGGTGCCGGAGACCGGCCGCCCCTCGATGGCCGCCACCAGGGCCTGCGCCCCCAGTAGCGTGTCGCGCAGCCGCAGGTCGGGCCATACCCCTTCCTGCACGCCGACGACCGCGACCCGGCTCCACCGCCGCCCCGCGGCGGCGTGCGGGGTGAGGATCTCGACGGCCTCGGTCCGCTGGGCCCCGACGACGAGGGTGTCGGCCGCGACGGTGGCGCCGCGCACGCTGTCGAGGAAGGAGCGCGCCCGAGACCCGGGCCGGCGTTCGACATGGGCCTCGGCGGCGGCGAAGAGCACGAGGACGGCATCGAGGTCCCGGTCGGCCCGGGCTCCCAGGGCCCCGCCGGCTAGGGCCTGTCGTGCCCAGCTGCGCGCCAGGCCGCTCTGGGACCACAACGCCCAGAGGATGGCGTCCGGGCCGGACGCGCCCTGACCTGCGGTCGGCGACTCGAGGTGCGGCCCCACCGCAGGCTCGTCCACCACGACGTCGCGTCCCGCCTGGAGCACGAGGGCGACCCGGCGCAGCGGCTCCAGCTCGCTCGCGACCTCGTCGGCCGCCTGGCGCCGCAGGTCGGGGTCGGAGAGTCGCAGGGCGAGGAGCTCGTCGGCCCCGCGTCGTCCACCGTCCGCCAGCTCCTGGGCGCGCAGCCGGCGGCGCAACCGGCGCAGGCCGACCGGGTCGAGACCACCGAGCGGGCTCGACACCAGCTCCACCGCGTCGTCCGGGCCCACCGACCACTTCGGGTCGTCGTCGGCTCCCCGGGTCACCACGTCGAGCGCCAGCAGGAGTGGTGCGACAGCCGGGTCGGAGCCCAGGGGGACCGAGGAACGGTCGACCCGCACGGGCACCCCGCCGGAGGACAGCGCCCGGCGGATCGTCTCCTGCTGGGCGCGGCTGCGCGCCACGACGGCCAGCTCCTGCCACGGGACGCCGTCGATGAGGTGGGCGTGGCGCAGCCATCGCGCCACCAGCGCGGCCTCCTGGGCGGCCCCTCGGGTCAGCCGCACCCACGCGGCGCCGGCGGCCGGGCCGGCGGCCGGCCGGCGGTGCCCCGCTCCCCCCACCACCCCGATCCGCTCCGCCACGCGGTCGGCCACGGCTCCCACCGCCGCGGACACCCCGTGCCGGGTACGCAGGGTGATGGTGCTCGGGCGGTCCGTCCCCGACCAGCGCTCGGCGAGCTCCAGGAACCGACCGGGGACGGCCCCGCGGAATCCGAGGACGGCCGCGTCCGGGTCACCGGCGAGCAGCGCATCGGTGCCCGGCCCTCGCACGGCGTCGAGCAGCCGCGCGGCCGACGCGGTGAGCTCCTGGGCGTCGTCCACCGCCACGAAGCCCACCCGGGCGTGCACCAGCGACCGCAGCTCGTCGTCGACCTCCAGCGCGTCGGCGGCGGCGGTGCAGATCCAGGCCGGGTCGTAGCTGCCCGGCTCGGACAGCGCCGTCACCTGGTCGTACTCCTCCAGCAGCTCCCCGGCGCAGGCCCACTCCGGCCGGTCGTGGCGCTGCGCCAGCAGCTCGAGGTCCTCGCGACCCACCCCGTGCTCGACCGCGCGCATGAGGAGGTCACGCAGCTGACCACGGAAGCCGTCGGTCCGCCGCGCCTGGTCCAGCTCGACCGGCCACCGCGGGCCGGTGCCGCTCGCCTCGTGCCCGGCCAGCAGCTCGCGCAGGACGGCGTCCTGCTCGGCACCGGAGATGAGGCGCGGGAGGGGCTCGCCGTCTCGCGCGGCGGCGATGCGCAGCACCGAGAAGGCCAGCGAGGCGGCGGTGCGCGCGAGCGGCTCGGTATGGGTGGCCTGAAGTCCGTGCCCGACGGCCGCCCGGAGACGACCCGCCGCCTGGCGCGTCGGGGCGATGACGAGGCACCGATCAGGCGCCAGGCCTTGCCGAAGACGGGCCTGCACATGCTGGATCAGCACGCTCGTGCGGCCGGTCCCCGGGGCCCCCAGGACCAGCAGCACCCCGCCGCGATGCTCGATCGCGGACCGCTGGTCGGGATCGTCGACCGCGTCGCCGTGTCGGGGCTGAGCGAGAAGGGGCATGGGACACATCTCATCACCCGGGCCCGACAGACCTGCCGAGACGGGGCGCTGGGCCTAGCATAGGAGGATCGAGAAGGAGGGAGCCCCGTGACCAGCCCCCCGACCCCCGACCGACGCGTCCGCCTGCCCCGTGGAGAACGTCGAGCGCAACTGCTCGGCGCCGCACTCGCAGCCTTCGCCGAGTCGGGGTTCCACGCGACCGCCATGGACGACATCGCCGTCCGTGCCGGCGTGAGCAAACCCGTCCTCTACCAGCACTTCGACAGCAAGCTGGACCTCTACCTCGCCATCGCCGAGTCGGTGGCCGAGGAGGTGGTCCAACGGATCGAGGGAGTGCTGGACTCCACGGAGAGCAACCATGCCCGGATCTCCGGGTGCCTGAGCAGCTTCTTCGAGTTCGTCGAGCAGCCGTCCTCCGGCTACCCCGTGCTCTTCCGCTCCGACATGGCCTCCGACCCCGCCGTCGCCACCATCCTGGAACGCACCCGCCGTGCCTGTGGCGAGTCGATGGGGCGGGTGCTCGCCGAGGAGACCGAGCTCAGCTGGGACGAGTGCGTGCTGCTCGGCACGACGATGGCCGGTATGGCGCAGGCTGCTGCGGTGTCGTGGTACGACCGCCGCGGGACGATGACGCGCGAGCGGGTCCTGGAGCTGCTCTCGACCATCGCCTGGCGCGGCCTGGGAGCGGTGCCCCCGCGCAGCAGCCCGCTCGCCCTCCCGGGCTAGGCTGGCGCCGACGGTCCCGCACCGGGGCCGTGCGTCACCACCCATCGTCATGGAGGTATCCCACCGTGGAGGTCCGCATCGGAATCCGGGACGTCGGGCGCGAGGTCGCCTTCGAGTCGGCGCAGACACCGGCCGCCGTCCGGCAGACCGTGACCGAGGCGCTGAGCGCCGAGTCGAAGGTCATCGAGCTCGAGGACGAGAAGGGTCAGACCATCATCGTCCCGACGGCGACCCTCGCCTACGTGGAGATCGGGATCCAGGAGAAGGGCCGCGTCGGCTTCGGGACCCACTGAGCCCGGCCCCTCGATCGTGACGTGAGCATCACGAGAAGGTCACGAATTGAGCGTTGATGTCGTGTCGATTGGCATGTGACGCCGCGGCTCTTTACTGTGATGCCGATTGTCGAACGGCACCCGCCGCGCGTCGATCACCCAGAGGGCTCTCCCCTCCTGGGCTGACTTGTGCGAAAGGGTCATACCCATGATCACCACCATCATCGTCGCTCTCATCGTCGGCTGCATCGTCGGCCCCCTGGCCCGGCTCATCCTGCCGGGTGACCAGAACATCTCGGTCCCCATGACCATCCTCCTGGGCGCCGTCGGCTCGCTCGTCGGCTCCTGGATCGGTGCCAACTTCCTCCGCACCAGCGGTGACCAGTTCAGCTTCTGGGGCCTCATCCTCGGCACGATCTTCGCGATCGTCGCCGTCATGGGCTACATCGCGGTCACGCGCCGCAAGGCTGTGCGCTGACCAGGCGCTGAGCCCAGCACGTCCCGGACGGCGCGCACTCCCTGCGGGGAGGGCGCGCCGTCCGGTGCGTCCGGGCCCGGGACGCCGCTCGGGTATCCTCAAGGGCGTACACCGGTGCCCGGTCGGCCGTCCTGCCACGATGGTCAGACGGTTGTTCGCGGGTCGGGCGAGTCGCCCGGCCCCTTTCATCGCCTCGTTCCCGATCGGCCCGGACCGCCCCGACGACACCTCGTCGGGAGTCGGCCGCACTCACCCGATCAGGGAGTACCCATGCAGGAGACCCGCACCTTCGCCGACTTCGGCCTGCACCCGGACATCGTCCGGGCGCTCGCCGACGGCGGCATCACCCACCCCTTCCCCATCCAGGCGATGACCCTGCCGGTCGCGCTGGGCCGGCACGACATCATCGGGCAGGCCAAGACCGGCACCGGCAAGACCCTGGGTTTCGGCCTGCCGCTGCTGCACAACGTGGTCGGCCCGCAGGACGAGGGGTTCGCCGACCTGGGCAAGCCGGGCGCCCCCCAGGCCCTGGTGGTCGCCCCCACCCGTGAGCTCGCGGTCCAGGTGGCCGGCGACCTGTCCAAGGCCGCCGCGCACCGCTCGGCCCGCATCTTCACCGTCTACGGTGGCCGCGCCTACGAGCCCCAGATCGAGGCGCTGAACCGCGGCGTCGAGATCGTCGTCGGCACCCCGGGTCGGTTGCTCGACCTCGCCTCCAAGGGGCACCTCGACCTCGGCCACGCCCGGACCGTCGTGCTGGACGAGGCGGACGAGATGCTCGACCTCGGCTTCCTGCCGGACGTCGAGAAGATGCTCGCCCTCACCCCGGCCGGTCGTCAGACGATGCTCTTCTCCGCCACGATGCCCGGCGCCGTGGTCTCCCTGGCTCGCAGCTACATGACCCAGCCGACGCACATCCGTGCCGTCAGCGACGACGACGACGGCCGCCAGACCGTCGCGGCCGTCGAGCAGTTCGCCTACCGCGCGCACGCCATGGACAAGATCGAGATGGTCGCCCGCATCCTGCAGGCCGAGGGCCGGGGTCTGACCATCATCTTCGCCCGGACCAAGCGCACCGCCGCCAAGGTGGCCGACGAGCTCGCCGACCGCGGCTTCGCCTCCGCCGCCATCCACGGCGACCTCGGTCAGGGCGCCCGCGAGCAGGCGCTGCGCGCGTTCCGCTCCGGCAAGGTCGACGTCCTCGTCGCCACCGACGTCGCCGCCCGCGGCATCGATGTCGAAGCCGTCACCCACGTCATCAACTACCAGTGCCCGGAGGATGAGAAGACCTACCTCCACCGGATCGGGCGCACCGGCCGCGCCGGAGCGACGGGGGTCGCCGTCACCTTCGTCGACTGGGACGACATGCCCCGCTGGGGCCTCATCAACAAGGCTCTCGACCTGGGATACCCCGAGCCCGAGGAGACCTACTCCTCCAGCCCGCACCTCTTCGAGCAGCTGAGCATCCCGGAGGGCACGCGCGGCACGCTGCCGCGCTCGGCCCGCACGCGTGCTGGCCTGGACGCCGAGCGGGTGGAGGACATCGAGGGTGACGCCGGGCGTGAGCGCGGCAGCAGCCGCGGACGCGGCCGGGGCGGGCGCCCCACCCGCGGCGGCCAGGGCGGCGGCCAGGGCGGCGGTCGACGTGGACGCCACGGCGACGGTGCGTCACCGGCCGAGGCCCCCGCGGGGCGCTCCCGCAGCCGGACCAGCACGAGCGAGTCCGCCGAGGCGGGCCAGCGACGCCGCCGTCGCCGGCGGACGAGCACCGGTCAGAGCGAGGCGCCCAGCAGCTGACCGCCGGTCCGGTCCAGCAGCCGGGTGAGCACCTCGGCGGAGGTCGTGTGCTCCCCGAGACGGTTGGGCTTGCCCGCGCCGTGGTAGTCGCTGGACCCCGTGCGCACCAGTCCGAGCCGCTGGGCGAGCGCGGCAGCGCGGTCCCGGTCGGCCGGGCCGTGGTCGCGGTGGTCGACCTCCAGGCCCGTGAGCCCTGCGGCGGCCAGCTCCTCGACCAGCTCGACGGGCACGGTATGTCCGCGCGCCGAGGCGAAGGGATGCGCGAGCACCGCCGCACCGCCGGCCTCGAGCACCAGCTCGACCGCCCGCCGGGGGTGCGGGGCGTAGTGGGCCACGTGGAAGCGGCTGCTGGAGTGCAGGACCTCGGCGAAGGCAGCGTCACGGTCGGGGTACCGGCCGTGAGCCACGAGGACGTCGGCGACGTGGGGTCGCCCCAGCGAGGCACCCGCCGACGCCTGGGCCAGCACCTCCTCCCAGCTCACCGGGAAGCCGGCCGCGGCCAGCGTGTCGACCATGCGTCGGAGCCGTCCGTCACGGCTCCGACGCGTGCGTTCGAGCTCGGACCGCAGGGACGTGTCGTCCGGGTTGACGAAGTAGCCCAGGAGGTGGACCGAGGACCCGGCGGCGCTGCACGACATCTCCACCCCGGGCACCACCGCGACCCCGTGCTCGTGCCCTGCCCGGTCAGCCTCCGCCCAGCCGGAGACCGCGTCGTGGTCGGTGAGGCCGACGACGTCGAGCCCGGCCCTGCTCGCCTGACGCACCACCTCGGCCGGAGGCTCGGTGCCGTCGCTGTGCGTCGAGTGCGCGTGCAGGTCGATGCGGGCAGTCGGGGCGAGACGGGGCATGAGGCCACCGTAGGTCCTGACCTTCGGCATACTAGAACTTCACTCCCCCACCCGCCGCGTGCCGCGAGCGCGACCGGCACCCGACCCCGAGGAGAAGCATGACCACGACCCGAGCCTCGCTCCGGACCGCAGGAGCCGCGACCGTGCTC
Encoded here:
- a CDS encoding PHP domain-containing protein; translation: MPRLAPTARIDLHAHSTHSDGTEPPAEVVRQASRAGLDVVGLTDHDAVSGWAEADRAGHEHGVAVVPGVEMSCSAAGSSVHLLGYFVNPDDTSLRSELERTRRSRDGRLRRMVDTLAAAGFPVSWEEVLAQASAGASLGRPHVADVLVAHGRYPDRDAAFAEVLHSSSRFHVAHYAPHPRRAVELVLEAGGAAVLAHPFASARGHTVPVELVEELAAAGLTGLEVDHRDHGPADRDRAAALAQRLGLVRTGSSDYHGAGKPNRLGEHTTSAEVLTRLLDRTGGQLLGASL
- a CDS encoding DEAD/DEAH box helicase; the encoded protein is MQETRTFADFGLHPDIVRALADGGITHPFPIQAMTLPVALGRHDIIGQAKTGTGKTLGFGLPLLHNVVGPQDEGFADLGKPGAPQALVVAPTRELAVQVAGDLSKAAAHRSARIFTVYGGRAYEPQIEALNRGVEIVVGTPGRLLDLASKGHLDLGHARTVVLDEADEMLDLGFLPDVEKMLALTPAGRQTMLFSATMPGAVVSLARSYMTQPTHIRAVSDDDDGRQTVAAVEQFAYRAHAMDKIEMVARILQAEGRGLTIIFARTKRTAAKVADELADRGFASAAIHGDLGQGAREQALRAFRSGKVDVLVATDVAARGIDVEAVTHVINYQCPEDEKTYLHRIGRTGRAGATGVAVTFVDWDDMPRWGLINKALDLGYPEPEETYSSSPHLFEQLSIPEGTRGTLPRSARTRAGLDAERVEDIEGDAGRERGSSRGRGRGGRPTRGGQGGGQGGGRRGRHGDGASPAEAPAGRSRSRTSTSESAEAGQRRRRRRRTSTGQSEAPSS